Proteins encoded in a region of the Leopardus geoffroyi isolate Oge1 chromosome E2, O.geoffroyi_Oge1_pat1.0, whole genome shotgun sequence genome:
- the CIC gene encoding protein capicua homolog isoform X5, whose protein sequence is MKPMKKACAGLPGSGSGGKSPPATRAKALRRRGAGEGDKPEEEDDEAQQQQQPPGPEEAEEGEEEESERGPGAEGLLPELHPDDSAAPGPAEDPKVEGEASRWEPSLSRKTATFKSRAPKKKYVEEHGAGSGSIGAAGAPEERARTPEEAGTLGVPPRPPTSTRSSSTDTASEHSADLEDEPAEACGPGPWPPSGTSGGYDLRQLRSQRVLARRGDGLFLPAVVRQVRRSQDLGVQFPGDRALTFYEGAPGGGVDVVLDATPPPGALAVGTAVCTCVEPGVAAYREGVVVEVATKPASYKVRLSPGPNSHPGPPATLPQPPQLPHREPEEAVWVARSSLRLLRPPWEPEALPRKPPAGPEEEQAEPGGTLPPCPAALDPKQPEDAEVSKISFGGNLGACEEGEEKHPPALGTPALLPLPPPQLLSPPPKSPAFAGPGRPGEQPSPCQEGSQGGSRSSSVASLEKGAAPAARARTPLTAAQQKYKKGDVVCTPNGIRKKFNGKQWRRLCSRDGCMKESQRRGYCSRHLSMRTKEMEGLADSGPGGAGRPAGVAAREGSTEFDWGDETSRDSEASSVAARGDSRPRLVAPADLSRFEFDECEAAVMLVSLGSSRSGTPSFSPVSTQSPFSPAPSPSPSPLFGFRPANFSPINASPVIQRTAVRSRHLSASTPKAGVLTPPDLGPHPPPPAPRERHSSGILPTFQTNLTFTVPISPGRRKTELLPHPGALGAPGAGGGGATPDFPKSDNLDSGVDSVSHTPTPSTPAGFRAVSPAVPFSRSRQPSPLLLLPPPAGLTSDPGPSVRRVPAVQRDSPVIVRNPDVPLPSKFPGEVGTAGEARAAGPGRGCRETPVPPGVASGKPGLPPPLPAPVPITVPPAAPTAVAQPMPTFGLASSPFQPVAFHPSPAALLPVLVPSSYTSHPAPKKEVIMGRPGTVWTNVEPRSVAVFPWHSLVPFLAPSQPDPSVQPSEAQQPASHPVASNQSKEPAESAAVAHEQPPGGTGNADPGRPPGATCPESPGPGPPHTLGVVEPGKGLPPTTEEEAPGPPGEPRLDSETESDHDDAFLSIMSPEIQLPLPPGKRRTQSLSALPKERDSSSEKDGRSPNKREKDHIRRPMNAFMIFSKRHRALVHQRHPNQDNRTVSKILGEWWYALGPKEKQKYHDLAFQVKEAHFKAHPDWKWCNKDRKKSSSEAKPTSLGLAGGHKETRERSMSETGTAAAPGVSSELLSVAAQTLLSSDTKAPGSGSCGAERLHTVGGPGSARPRAFSHSGVHSLDGGEVDSQALQELTQMVSGPASYSGTKPSTQYGTPGPFSASGEGGALAASGRPPLLPTRASRSQRAASEDMTSDEERMVICEEEGDDDVIADDGFGTTDIDLKCKERVTDSESGDSSGEDPEGSKGFGRKVFSPVIRSSFTHCRPSLDPEPPGPPDPPAAFGKGYGPTPSSSSSSPASSSASAATSFPLGSGTFKAQESAQSVSPVQAPPPGGSAQLLPGKVLVPLAAPSMSVRGGGAGQPLPLVSPPFSVPVQNGAQPPSKIIQLTPVPVSTPSGLVPPLSPATLSGPTSQPQKVLLPSSTRITYVQSAGGHALPLGTSPTSSQAGTVTSYGPTSSVALGFTSLGPSGPAFVQPLLSGQAPLLAPGQVGVSPVPSPQLPPTCTAPGGPVITAFYPGSPAPTSSAPLAQPSQAPPGLVYTVATSTTPPAATILPKGPPAPATATPAPTSPFPNATAGSMTYSLVAPKAQRPTPKAPQKVKAAIASIPVGSFEAGAPGRSGPASRQPLEPGPAREPPVPESELEGQPTTPAPPPPPETWAPTARSSPPPPPPAEERTGTKGPETMASKFPSSSSDWRVPGLGLESRGEPPTPPSPAPAPAPAPSSSSSSSEGSSGRAAGDTPERKEAAGTGKKVKVRPPPLKKTFDSVDNRVLSEVDFEERFAELPEFRPEEVLPSPTLQSLATSPRAILGSYRKKRKNSTDLDSAPEDPTSPKRKMRRRSSCSSEPNTPKSAKCEGDIFTFDRTGTEAEDVLGELEYEKVPYSSLRRTLDQRRALVMQLFQDHGFFPSAQATAAFQARYADIFPSKVCLQLKIREVRQKIMQAATPTEQPPGAEAPLPGPPPTGTAAAPVPTPSPAGGPDPTSPGSDSGTASAAPPLPPPPEPGPGQPGWEGPPQPSPPPPGPSTAATGR, encoded by the exons ATGAAGCCAATGAAGAAGGCATGTGCCGGCCTCCCAGGTTCTGGCAGTGGTGGCAAGTCCCCACCAGCCACCCGGGCCAAGGCCCTGAGACGGCGAGGGGCCGGGGAGGGCGACAAGCCAGAGGAGGAAGACGATGaggcacagcagcagcagcagcctccgGGGCCAGAAGAGgctgaggagggtgaggaggaggagtctGAGCGGGGCCCCGGGGCTGAGGGGCTGCTCCCGGAGCTGCATCCTGACGACTCagcagccccaggcccagccGAGGACCCCAAGGTAGAGGGGGAGGCAAGCCGCTGGGAGCCCTCGCTCAGCCGTAAGACGGCCACGTTCAAGTCTCGAGCGCCCAAGAAGAAGTATGTGGAGGAGCATGGAGCTGGCAGTGGTAGCATTGGGGCGGCTGGGGCCCCTGAAGAGCGGGCACGGACCCCTGAGGAGGCCGGCACCCTGGGTGTACCTCCACGGCCACCCACCTCCACCCGTTCCTCTTCCACCGACACGGCCAGCGAGCACTCAGCTGATCTGGAGGATGAGCCAGCCGAAGCCTGTGGGCCAGGTCCCTGGCCCCCAAGTGGAACCAGTGGTGGATATGACCTGCGGCAGCTGAGGTCCCAGCGGGTGCTGGCTCGGCGTGGAGATGGCCTCTTCCTGCCGGCCGTGGTGCGCCAGGTGCGCCGAAGCCAGGACCTAGGGGTACAGTTCCCTGGCGACCGGGCCCTGACGTTCTACGAGGGGGCACCTGGCGGCGGTGTAGATGTGGTCTTGGATGCCACGCCGCCGCCGGGCGCCCTGGCGGTGGGCACGGCCGTGTGTACCTGTGTGGAGCCTGGTGTGGCTGCCTACCGTGAAGGTGTGGTGGTGGAAGTGGCCACCAAGCCAGCTTCCTACAAGGTCCGCCTCAGCCCTGGCCCCAACTCCCATCCGGGCCCACCAGCCACCCTGCCACAGCCCCCACAGCTGCCACACCGTGAGCCCGAGGAGGCCGTGTGGGTGGCCCGCTCCAGCCTCCGCCTGCTGCGGCCCCCCTGGGAACCCGAGGCCCTGCCGAGGAAGCCCCCCGCGGGCCCCGAGGAGGAGCAGGCTGAGCCAGGGGGTACCCTGCCACCCTGCCCTGCTGCCCTGGACCCCAAGCAGCCTGAGGATGCTGAGGTCTCTAAGATCAGCTTTGGTGGCAACCTGGGGGCTTGTGAGGAGGGCGAGGAGAAGCACCCGCCAGCCCTGGGCACTCCGGCCCTGCTCCCActgcccccgccccagctccTGTCACCGCCACCCAAGTCACCGGCTTTTGCAGGCCCAGGCCGCCCTGGGGAGCAGCCCTCGCCCTGCCAGGAGGGAAGCCAGGGCGGCAGCCGTAGCAGCAGCGTGGCCTCTCTGGAGAAGGGGGCTGCGCCAGCCGCCCGGGCCCGCACACCGTTGACAGCTGCCCAGCAGAAGTACAAGAAGGGCGACGTGGTCTGCACACCCAACGGAATCCGCAAGAAATTCAATGGCAAGCAGTGGCGGCGGCTGTGCTCTCGAGACGGCTGCATGAAGGAGTCGCAGCGGCGGGGCTACTGCTCGCGCCACCTGTCCATGCGAACCAAGGAGATGGAGGGCCTGGCGGACAGTGGCCCAGGTGGGGCTGGGCGGCCGGCAGGCGTGGCAGCACGCGAGGGCAGCACCGAGTTTGACTGGGGTGACGAAACATCGCGGGACAGTGAGGCCAGCAGTGTGGCGGCCCGTGGGGACTCACGCCCACGCCTGGTGGCTCCTGCTGACCTGTCGCGCTTTGAGTTCGATGAGTGTGAGGCGGCTGTGATGCTTGTGTCCTTGGGTAGCTCCCGCTCGGGCACACCCTCCTTCTCTCCAGTCTCTACACAGTCGCCCTTCTCACCTGCCCCATCACCCTCCCCTTCACCGCTCTTTGGCTTCCGCCCTGCCAACTTCAGCCCCATCAACGCCTCACCGGTCATCCAACGCACTGCTGTTCGCAGCCGCCACCTAAGTGCCAGCACCCCGAAGGCAGGAGTGCTGACGCCACCAGAcctgggcccccaccccccaccgcccgcccccAGAGAGCGCCATTCTTCTGGCATCCTACCCACCTTCCAGACCAACCTGACCTTCACCGTGCCCATCAGCCCTGGGCGGAGGAAGACAGAGCTGCTGCCCCACCCGGGGGCACTGGGGGCCCCTGGCGCAGGGGGTGGAGGAGCCACCCCAGACTTCCCCAAGAGCGACAACCTAGACTCTGGTGTGGACTCGGTGTCTCACACACCTACACCCTCCACACCGGCTGGCTTCCGGGCTGTGTCACCCGCCGTGCCCTTTTCCCGCTCCCGCCAGCCCTCGCCATTGCTGCTGTTGCCCCCACCTGCCGGCCTGACCTCGGATCCTGGGCCTTCTGTGCGCAGGGTTCCTGCCGTGCAGCGGGACTCACCCGTCATCGTTCGCAACCCCGACGTGCCGCTGCCCTCCAAATTTCCAGGGGAGGTGGGCACTGCTGGTGAGGCTCGGGCAGCGGGACCTGGGCGGGGTTGCCGAGAGACCCCAGTGCCCCCTGGGGTGGCCAGTGGGAAGCCTGGCCTGCCCCCGCCTCTGCCAGCCCCCGTGCCCATCACCGTGCCTCCAGCCGCGCCGACTGCTGTGGCCCAGCCGATGCCCACCTTTGGCCTGGCTTCTTCACCCTTCCAGCCGGTGGCCTTCCACCCCTCACCTGCTGCCCTATTGCCCGTCCTGGTGCCCAGCAGCTACACCAGCCATCCTGCCCCCAAAAAGGAAGTCATCATGGGCCGGCCTGGGACAG TGTGGACAAACGTGGAACCTCGCTCTGTTGCTGTGTTCCCCTGGCACTCCTTAGTCCCCTTCCTGGCCCCCAGCCAGCCCGACCCCTCTGTGCAACCAAGTGAGGCCCAGCAACCTGCCAGCCACCCAGTGGCCTCCAACCAGAGCAAAG AACCTGCTGAGTCGGCGGCTGTTGCTCACGAGCAGCCACCAGGTGGGACAGGGAATGCTGATCCTGGGCGGCCACCTGGAGCCACGTGCCCtgagagcccagggcctggaccCCCCCACACTTTGGGGGTGGTGGAACCTGGAAAGGGTCTCCCTCCCACCACTGAGGAGGAGGCCCCTGGCCCTCCAGGAGAGCCCCGGCTGGACAGTGAGACGGAGAGCGACCATGATGATGC CTTCCTCTCCATCATGTCTCCTGAGATCCAGTTGCCCCTGCCACCCGGGAAACGCCGGACCCAGTCTCTCAGTGCCCTGCCAAAGGAACGAGACTCCTCTTCGGAGAAGGATGGACGCAGCCCCAACAAG CGGGAGAAGGACCATATTCGGCGGCCCATGAATGCCTTCATGATCTTCAGCAAGCGGCACCGGGCCCTGGTCCACCAGCGTCACCCCAACCAGGACAACCGGACCGTCAGCAAGATCCTGGGCGAGTGGTGGTACGCCCTGGGGCCCAAGGAGAAGCAGAAGTACCATGACCTGGCCTTCCAG GTGAAAGAGGCCCACTTTAAGGCTCACCCGGACTGGAAGTGGTGCAACAAGGACAGGAAGAAGTCCAGCTCAGAGGCCAAGCCCACCAGCCTGGGGCTGGCAGGAGGGCACAAAGAGACTCGGGAGCGGAGCATGTCAGAGACGGGGACTGCCGCTGCCCCTGGAG TGTCCTCGGAGCTCCTGTCCGTTGCAGCCCAGACACTCTTGAGCTCGGATACCAAGGCTCCAGGGAGTGGCTCGTGTGGGGCTGAGCGTCTGCACACAGTGGGGGGACCTGGCTCGGCCCGGCCCCGAGCCTTCTCCCACAGTGGGGTCCACAGCCTGGATGGTGGGGAAGTAGATAGCCAGGCGCTACAGGAACTGACTCAG ATGGTGTCTGGCCCTGCATCCTATTCTGGTACAAAGCCTTCCACCCAATATGGGACTCCAGGCCCCTTCTCGGCCTCCGGTGAGGGAGGTGCCCTGGCGGCCAGTGGGCGACCCCCGCTGCTGCCCACCCGGGCTTCCCGTTCCCAGCGTGCTGCCAGCGAGGACATGACCAGTGATGAGGAACGCATGGTCATTtgtgaggaggagggagatgatGATGTCATTG CTGACGATGGCTTCGGCACCACTGACATTGACCTCAAGTGCAAGGAGCGAGTGACCGACAGCGAGAGCGGAGACAGTTCTGGGGAGGACCCAGAGGGCAGCAAG GGCTTTGGCCGGAAGGTGTTCTCGCCTGTGATTCGTTCTTCCTTTACCCACTGCCGCCCATCGCTGGACCCTGAGCCCCCAGGGCCCCCGGATCCACCTGCAGCCTTTGGCAAAGGCTATGGGcccaccccatcctcctcctcgtcctcacCTGCCTCCTCCTCAGCCTCAGCTGCCACCTCCTTCCCACTGGGCTCAGGGACCTTCAAGGCCCAGGAGTCAG CCCAGTCAGTCTCTCCtgtgcaggccccgcccccgggtgGCTCCGCCCAGCTGCTACCCGGGAAGGTACTGGTGCCCCTGGCGGCCCCTAGCATGTCCGTGCGGGGTGGCGGGGCTGGCCAGCCACTGCCCCTGGTGAGCCCGCCTTTCTCAGTACCTGTGCAGAATGGTGCCCAGCCACCCAGCAAG ATCATCCAGCTGACTCCAGTGCCCGTGAGCACACCCAGCGGCCTGGTGCCGCCCCTCAGCCCAGCCACGCTCTCCGGACCCACCTCACAGCCTCAGAAGGTCCTGCTGCCCTCCTCTACCAG AATCACCTACGTGCAGTCGGCGGGTGGGCACGCGTTGCCCCTGGGCACCAGCCCTACGTCCAGCCAGGCTGGAACAGTCACCTCGTATGGGCCCACGAGCTCGGTAGCCCTAGGCTTCACCTCACTGGGGCCCAGCGGACCCGCCTTCGTGCAGCCCCTGCTTTCAG GCCAAGCCCCACTGCTGGCTCCCGGCCAGGTGGGCGTGTCACCTgtgcccagcccccagctgccGCCCACCTGCACAGCCCCCGGAGGTCCTGTCATCACAGCATTTTACCCTGGCAGCCCTGCACCCACCTCCTCAGCACCCCTGGCCCAGCCATCCCAGGCGCCCCCGGGCCTGGTCTACACTGTGGCTACTAGCACCACCCCACCTGCTGCCACCATCCTGCCCAAGGGCCCACCGGCCCCTGCCACTGCCACCCCGGCCCCTACCAGTCCTTTTCCTAATGCCACAG CAGGCTCCATGACCTACAGCTTAGTGGCCCCTAAGGCCCAGCGGCCTACCCCCAAGGCCCCCCAGAAAGTGAAGGCGGCCATCGCCAGCATTCCTGTGGGTTCCTTTGAGGCAGGTGCCCCTGGGCGGTCAGGCCCTGCATCCCGGCAGCCTTTGGAGCCTGGCCCAGCCCGTGAGCCCCCTGTCCCCGAGTCTGAGCTTGAGGGTCAGCCCACAACGCcagcccctccaccgcccccagAGACCTGGGCTCCCACAGCCCGGAgcagccccccaccacccccgcctgCTGAGGAGCGGACAGGCACCAAGGGCCCGGAGACCATG GCCAGCAAATTCCCCAGCTCATCTTCAGACTGGCGAGTCCCTGGGCTAGGCCTGGAGAGCCGTGGGGagcctcccacccctcccagcccggCCCCAGCTCCGGCCCCAGCCcccagtagcagcagcagcagcagcgaggGCAGCAGTGGGAGGGCAGCTGGGGACACCCCCGAGCGCAAGGAGGCGGCTGGTACCGGCAAGAAGGTGAAGGTGCGGCCCCCGCCCCTGAAGAAGACCTTTGACTCTGTGGACAA CAGGGTCCTGTCAGAGGTGGACTTCGAAGAGCGCTTTGCTGAGCTGCCTGAGTTCCGGCCTGAGGAGGTGCTGCCTTCGCCTACCCTGCAGTCTCTGGCCACCTCCCCCCGGGCCATCCTGGGCTCCTACCGCAAGAAGAGGAAGAACTCCACAG ACCTGGACTCGGCCCCCGAGGACCCCACCTCGCCCAAGCGCAAGATGAGGAGACGCTCCAGttgcagctcagagcccaacacccCTAAGAGTGCCAAGTGCGAGGGGGACATCTTCACCTTTGACCGTACAG GTACGGAAGCCGAGGATGTGCTCGGGGAGCTGGAATACGAGAAGGTGCCATACTCCTCACTGCGGCGCACCCTGGACCAGCGCCGGGCCCTGGTCATGCAGCTCTTCCAGGACCATGGCTTCTTCCCATCGG cccaggccACGGCAGCCTTCCAGGCACGCTACGCAGACATCTTCCCCTCCAAGGTCTGTCTGCAGTTGAAGATCCGAGAGGTGCGCCAGAAGATCATGCAGGCGGCCACTCCCACGGAGCAGCCCCCTGGAGCTGAGGCCCCCCTCCCCGGACCACCCCCCACTGGCACTGCTGctgcccctgtccccactcccagccccgcTGGGGGCCCCGACCCCACCTCACCTGGCTCGGACTCTGGCACAGCTTCGGCTGCCCCGCCACTGCCTCCACCCCCAGAGCCAGGTCCTGGACAGCCTGGCTGGGAGggccccccccagccctcccccccaccccctggcccctCCACAGCTGCCACAGGCAGGTGA